The following proteins are encoded in a genomic region of Cryptomeria japonica chromosome 11, Sugi_1.0, whole genome shotgun sequence:
- the LOC131070503 gene encoding jasmonate-induced oxygenase 4, which produces MGVVRAENSAALKFEESFIQGEEHRPNRFPASPDDGNVEIPVIDLEKSCAEDVEKACREWGFFHLVNHGFPDHLLHRLKSAAADFFSLPLEEKRRVSRDARNPYGYFDSELTKNVRDWKEVFDFAPREDIQLPTSVDPHDTDTETFTNRWPDGHPDFREACLAYIAAARELSFRLLQLIAQSLGLPENRLNEYFKDDLSNIRLNSYPECPAPELALGLGRHKDGGAVTLLYQDDVGGLQVKRKDNGHWLPAQPLPNSFVVNVGDCIQVWSNGRYESVEHRVVVNDSRRRLSIPFFLRPSHYVMMKPLEELVSEENPPKYREFNWGKFFKRRKDGNFKNLGVENQQIYHFRI; this is translated from the exons ATGGGAGTGGTGAGGGCGGAAAACAGCGCAGCTCTGAAGTTCGAGGAGAGTTTTATCCAGGGCGAAGAGCATCGTCCCAACCGATTCCCCGCTTCCCCAGACGATGGAAATGTGGAAATCCCTGTCATAGACCTGGAAAAGAGCTGTGCAGAGGATGTGGAAAAGGCGTGCAGAGAGTGGGGTTTCTTCCACCTCGTCAACCATGGCTTTCCTGACCATCTTCTCCACCGCCTCAAATCCGCCGCAGCAGATTTCTTCTCGTTGCCTCTTGAAGAAAAGAGACGAGTATCCAGGGATGCTCGAAACCCATATGGCTACTTTGATTCGGAGCTTACGAAAAATGTGAGGGATTGGAAAGAGGTGTTCGACTTTGCGCCGCGAGAGGATATTCAGTTGCCCACATCTGTTGATCCGCATGACACTGATACCGAGACCTTCACAAACCGCTGGCCGGATGGCCACCCAGATTTCAG AGAAGCTTGCCTGGCCTATATAGCGGCTGCAAGGGAGTTGTCATTTAGGTTGTTGCAGTTAATAGCACAAAGCCTTGGCTTACCGGAAAACCGATTGAATGAATACTTCAAAGATGATCTAAGCAACATACGGCTAAATAGTTACCCCGAGTGCCCAGCCCCTGAGCTTGCACTGGGCTTGGGAAGGCACAAAGATGGTGGCGCTGTCACCCTTCTTTACCAAGATGACGTAGGTGGATTGCAAGTCAAACGCAAAGACAATGGTCACTGGCTCCCTGCTCAACCCCTGCCCAACTCCTTTGTTGTCAATGTTGGAGATTGCATTCAG GTGTGGAGCAATGGCAGGTACGAGAGCGTAGAGCACAGAGTGGTGGTTAATGATAGTCGAAGACGTCTTTCCATTCCGTTTTTCCTTAGACCTTCCCACTATGTGATGATGAAACCTCTTGAAGAGTTGGTGAGTGAAGAGAATCCTCCCAAGTACAGGGAATTCAACTGGGGAAAGTTTTTTAAGAGGAGGAAGGATGGCAATTTTAAAAATTTGGGAGTTGAGAATCAACAAATATATCATTTTAGAATCTAA